The proteins below are encoded in one region of Bacillus vallismortis:
- a CDS encoding YorP family protein: protein MPKYWSYPVGLAVEINNNARYGCPHHVGRKGKIIEHLHSATYDYVVSDETGDITYFKEHELTPLKGGLTYV from the coding sequence TTGCCTAAATACTGGAGTTATCCTGTTGGACTAGCTGTAGAAATTAACAATAATGCACGATATGGATGCCCGCATCATGTGGGGAGAAAAGGAAAGATTATCGAGCATTTACATTCAGCTACATATGACTATGTAGTTAGCGATGAAACAGGTGACATTACTTACTTTAAAGAACATGAATTAACACCACTAAAGGGAGGTTTAACTTATGTTTAA
- a CDS encoding 3D domain-containing protein: MFKKLIDKHKKYVYHRINEMTLFATIGLLGVGLVYSAKNLYTHQDSQVLIKESFYLNKEEVRQKLIHEIDVPRILPRLKSEEEKQAESRKKYLNAKITYLTEENKKAAKHTKTKKVQKTNKKRSGDKSASKSTNTKAVKSHEVVATAYTAFCSTGCTGKTKTGYDVSNTSYYNGKRIIAVDPEVIPLYSLVQVSYEGNSFHAYAIDTGGDIKNNRIDILMDSEKEAKAFGRKTVRVSW, encoded by the coding sequence ATTTTCAAAAAACTTATAGACAAACACAAAAAATATGTATATCATAGAATTAACGAAATGACACTTTTTGCTACAATTGGTTTGTTAGGAGTAGGGCTCGTATATAGCGCTAAAAACTTGTATACACATCAAGATAGTCAAGTCTTAATAAAAGAGTCATTTTATCTAAATAAAGAAGAGGTGAGGCAAAAACTTATTCATGAAATTGACGTTCCAAGAATCCTTCCCAGGCTAAAGAGTGAGGAAGAAAAACAGGCTGAAAGTAGAAAAAAGTATCTTAATGCGAAGATTACATATCTAACAGAAGAAAATAAAAAAGCTGCAAAACATACAAAAACAAAAAAAGTACAAAAAACCAACAAAAAGAGGAGTGGAGATAAATCAGCTTCTAAAAGTACTAATACCAAGGCAGTGAAGAGTCATGAAGTTGTTGCCACAGCTTACACAGCATTTTGTTCTACAGGTTGCACAGGGAAAACAAAAACCGGCTATGATGTATCAAACACATCCTATTACAATGGAAAAAGAATAATTGCTGTGGATCCAGAAGTAATTCCTTTGTATTCATTAGTGCAAGTTTCATATGAAGGAAATAGTTTTCATGCATATGCAATAGATACAGGAGGGGATATTAAAAACAATCGAATTGATATTCTGATGGACAGTGAAAAAGAAGCAAAGGCATTTGGCCGTAAGACTGTCAGAGTGAGCTGGTAA
- the dnaE gene encoding DNA polymerase III subunit alpha: MIGCHCHTDRSNIRLLDSTNSVKELLKTAVKMEYKGLAITDHEVLSAHLDAIRTVREMKKKGDMPEDFKLILGNEAYLVDSLEEVRDNYKSGVTKFPHFLMLAIDPKGHEQLRILSSQAWENSFYTGTMERVPTVKKDVEELLSKDPGHIIATTACLGSEVNIHLLKIKAFEETGDSQSIKQHKLKIHEFITWCIEVFGKDKFFIELQPALSEEQIYCNKKLIDIANGYDLQMIVTTDAHYLRPEDRAIHQAFLNAKDGEREVDSFYEACFVQNVDEIHERMDYIDKEVIDQAIKNTMLIGEMIEDYTIEHEPIIPKMDLPNFKLRHLFKPAYDQYEYIKKMSESADEQDRYLLNLIEDGFEEKLKTSELTREAFHKILKRINVELGELWEISQKLNQSMPSYYITVREIINIIWDEECGGDSLVGAARGSAAGYLVNYLLDNTQINPMQYDLPHWRHIHKSRPDLPDIDIDTEGSKRQKILNALRERFGDKRVLQIATFGTEGSKSALQTACRGLGIDNDISQYLSGMIPFERGSNWPLKHCFYGDKETDRKPIKEFIKEVEQYPNLKETALKIEGLTNKRSSHAAGVIIFNDEYTKSNAMMKTPKGAYITQFNMGDSEAMGSVKFDLLTIEALDKIRVTLDQLIENKEIEWQGSLKKTYNKYIHPDVIEYEDEKLWEMAGNGEIMDLFQFSTEVGHQSVVKVKPKNLLEAAVTNSLMRLMSDGEEQPVDTYVKYKNNLNKWYEEMRRYSLSEKEIRVMERHLKDIYGVADTQEVVMQMVMDKDIANFDIKESNYLRKSIAKKKEDVLKKVEELFFKKGKEIGTSDNLLNYVWNVQFKRQFGYSFSLLHTLAYSIIALQELNLNYRYNPLYWNTACLTVNSGGIDTEDTKDSKKTAATNYGKVASAIGNIRQRGIKIDLPDINKADFGFRTDINNNSILFGLKGMNGIGDDVIHHIVLNRPYSDFNDFIERMFKSGIIKKGQVIQLIKGGCFDSFGDRQEIMKAFINLISEPKIKLTLSNLKMLIENNIVPSEFAQEVRFFRFRDYISKKVYKTLKSPKDKLFLLDDVSASFYNQHFSEDSVVDMLNGQLVISERAFKKEYDNKMSKIKSWITTEEPLKKLNDCLLIKEWEKYADGSLGKWEMDSLSYYYNDHELSGVNFAKYDIADFYKLPAEPVKGKPYQWRGKTLYEYETTRIIGTVLDRDKNKHTITLLTPTGVVTVKQWSGSFSHYNKQISRSIGGGKKEVVEKSWYTRGTLLMFTGFRRGNNFIPKVYKDSIYNHTVCRIDNVDNEGNMSLTTKRAEI, from the coding sequence TTGATAGGATGTCACTGCCACACAGATAGGAGTAACATAAGGCTTCTAGACTCAACAAACTCAGTTAAAGAACTGCTCAAAACTGCAGTAAAGATGGAATATAAGGGATTGGCCATAACAGACCATGAAGTCCTCTCAGCACATTTAGATGCTATTCGAACAGTTAGAGAAATGAAAAAGAAGGGGGATATGCCAGAAGATTTTAAACTGATATTGGGCAATGAAGCGTACCTAGTCGATTCTTTAGAGGAAGTTCGAGATAACTATAAATCGGGAGTGACAAAATTTCCGCATTTCTTGATGTTGGCAATTGATCCAAAAGGACATGAGCAGTTAAGAATACTGTCTTCTCAAGCCTGGGAAAACTCATTTTATACAGGAACAATGGAAAGAGTGCCGACAGTAAAAAAGGATGTAGAGGAGCTATTAAGTAAAGATCCAGGCCACATCATTGCTACCACAGCTTGCTTGGGGTCTGAGGTAAACATTCACCTGTTAAAGATAAAGGCTTTTGAAGAAACTGGTGATTCTCAGTCAATTAAGCAGCACAAACTAAAGATTCATGAGTTTATAACTTGGTGTATAGAGGTTTTTGGGAAGGATAAGTTTTTTATCGAGCTTCAACCTGCACTGAGTGAAGAACAGATTTACTGTAACAAGAAGCTGATAGATATAGCCAACGGGTATGACTTGCAAATGATTGTTACAACAGATGCTCACTATCTAAGACCAGAAGATAGAGCAATTCATCAAGCCTTTTTAAACGCTAAGGATGGAGAAAGAGAAGTTGATTCCTTTTATGAAGCCTGTTTCGTTCAAAACGTTGATGAAATTCACGAGAGAATGGACTACATTGATAAAGAAGTCATCGATCAGGCCATAAAAAATACAATGCTCATTGGCGAGATGATTGAAGACTATACTATAGAGCACGAACCAATTATCCCTAAAATGGATCTTCCAAACTTTAAATTAAGACATTTATTTAAACCAGCATATGATCAATATGAATATATAAAAAAGATGTCTGAATCAGCAGATGAACAAGATAGATATCTCCTTAATTTAATTGAGGACGGATTTGAAGAGAAATTAAAGACAAGCGAACTAACGAGAGAAGCTTTTCATAAAATATTAAAGAGGATTAACGTTGAGCTAGGTGAACTTTGGGAAATCAGCCAAAAGCTGAATCAGTCTATGCCTTCTTATTACATAACAGTCAGAGAAATCATTAATATTATTTGGGATGAAGAGTGTGGAGGAGATAGTTTAGTTGGGGCAGCCAGGGGAAGTGCTGCAGGTTACTTAGTTAATTATCTACTCGACAATACTCAAATTAATCCAATGCAATATGATTTACCACATTGGAGACATATACATAAATCGAGACCTGACCTTCCAGATATCGATATTGATACTGAAGGATCAAAAAGACAAAAAATTCTAAATGCGCTTAGAGAAAGGTTTGGAGACAAACGTGTTCTTCAAATTGCTACTTTTGGAACTGAGGGTTCAAAATCAGCGCTTCAGACAGCATGTAGAGGCTTAGGAATCGATAATGATATATCCCAGTATTTAAGTGGAATGATTCCATTTGAAAGAGGATCTAACTGGCCTTTGAAGCATTGTTTTTATGGTGACAAAGAAACTGACAGAAAGCCGATTAAAGAGTTTATTAAGGAGGTTGAACAATACCCTAATCTTAAAGAAACAGCTCTAAAAATTGAAGGATTAACTAATAAGCGGTCTTCTCATGCAGCCGGAGTAATAATCTTTAACGATGAATATACAAAGTCGAATGCAATGATGAAAACTCCTAAAGGAGCTTATATTACACAGTTTAATATGGGTGACAGTGAAGCCATGGGCTCAGTAAAGTTTGATCTTCTTACGATCGAGGCTTTAGATAAGATTCGAGTAACCTTAGACCAATTAATTGAGAATAAAGAAATTGAATGGCAAGGTAGCTTAAAGAAAACATACAACAAATACATCCATCCAGACGTAATTGAGTATGAAGATGAAAAGCTATGGGAAATGGCAGGTAATGGGGAGATCATGGACTTGTTCCAGTTCTCAACTGAAGTTGGTCATCAATCAGTTGTCAAAGTAAAACCTAAGAACTTACTTGAAGCAGCAGTAACCAATTCTTTAATGAGGCTTATGTCAGACGGTGAAGAACAGCCTGTAGATACATATGTTAAATACAAAAATAACCTTAATAAATGGTATGAAGAAATGAGGCGGTACAGTCTAAGCGAAAAGGAAATCAGAGTAATGGAGAGGCACCTTAAGGACATTTATGGTGTTGCTGATACTCAAGAAGTGGTTATGCAGATGGTTATGGATAAAGATATAGCTAACTTTGACATTAAAGAATCAAATTATCTTAGGAAATCCATAGCAAAAAAGAAAGAAGATGTACTAAAAAAAGTGGAAGAATTGTTTTTTAAAAAAGGAAAGGAGATTGGCACTTCCGATAACCTTTTGAATTATGTCTGGAATGTTCAATTTAAAAGACAGTTCGGCTACAGTTTTAGTTTGCTCCATACTTTGGCATATTCAATTATTGCGTTACAGGAATTGAACTTAAACTATCGATATAATCCTCTATACTGGAATACTGCTTGTTTAACGGTAAACAGTGGAGGGATAGATACCGAGGATACAAAAGACAGCAAAAAGACAGCTGCTACAAACTACGGGAAAGTTGCTTCAGCCATCGGAAACATCAGACAAAGAGGGATTAAAATAGACCTTCCAGATATAAATAAGGCTGATTTTGGTTTTAGAACTGATATTAACAACAATTCAATTTTATTTGGACTTAAAGGAATGAATGGAATTGGAGACGATGTTATTCATCATATAGTTCTAAATAGACCATATAGTGACTTTAACGACTTTATTGAAAGAATGTTTAAGAGCGGCATTATTAAGAAAGGACAAGTAATCCAATTAATAAAAGGAGGCTGCTTTGATTCTTTTGGAGACAGGCAAGAAATCATGAAGGCCTTTATTAACTTAATATCAGAACCAAAAATTAAGCTTACGTTGTCTAATTTAAAAATGCTAATTGAAAACAACATTGTTCCTTCAGAATTTGCACAAGAAGTGAGATTCTTTCGTTTTAGAGATTACATCAGCAAAAAGGTGTATAAAACATTAAAGTCGCCAAAAGATAAACTTTTTTTATTGGATGATGTATCAGCTTCGTTTTATAACCAGCATTTTAGTGAGGATAGTGTAGTTGACATGTTAAACGGGCAGCTTGTCATTTCTGAAAGAGCTTTTAAAAAAGAATATGATAACAAGATGTCTAAAATAAAGTCCTGGATAACAACAGAAGAACCACTGAAGAAATTGAATGATTGTTTATTAATAAAAGAGTGGGAAAAATACGCCGATGGATCGTTAGGTAAGTGGGAAATGGATTCATTGAGCTATTATTATAATGACCATGAGCTTTCTGGTGTAAACTTTGCCAAGTATGATATTGCTGACTTTTATAAACTGCCAGCAGAGCCGGTCAAAGGTAAACCTTATCAATGGAGAGGGAAAACTCTCTATGAATATGAGACTACACGGATTATAGGCACTGTTTTAGATAGGGATAAAAACAAACATACAATTACTCTTCTAACACCTACAGGGGTGGTTACAGTTAAACAGTGGTCGGGCAGCTTTAGTCATTACAATAAACAGATTTCTAGATCCATTGGTGGCGGAAAGAAAGAGGTAGTCGAGAAATCTTGGTATACCAGAGGAACATTGCTCATGTTTACTGGTTTCAGAAGAGGTAACAATTTTATTCCGAAAGTCTATAAAGATAGCATATATAATCACACTGTCTGCAGAATAGACAATGTTGATAATGAAGGAAATATGAGTTTGACAACTAAAAGGGCAGAAATATAA
- the recJ gene encoding single-stranded-DNA-specific exonuclease RecJ has protein sequence MEYRLIGDNDYNFDPLATILKNRGIENPKLFVNVDHSSVIHYSKLNNIDKAAECLIKHLNNKNKLFVQVDSDVDGYTSSSIIINYIKKICPKANIQYRIQDGKEHGIFIDTIPDDVDLVIIPDAGSSQFEEHEALNKRGTEIIVIDHHECERVSEHAIVVNNQLSPNYSNKTLTGAGMAYKFCQAIDEKLNKNEAEQFLDLVSIGNIADSADSRNLETRYFMNEGLKKIKHPLLKKLFKKQEFSTKGDKNIQNTQFFINPLINAAIRVGSSEEKDQMMRAFLLSKEKVPYKKRGQSETELVPIHDDTVRILGNLKAKQKRIADAAGVEIKNRIEEKSLTANKILIVYIEGILDKSLTGLVANQLAEEYKKPILLARNDPEKGKEILSGSIRGYDKGFIKDFKKELIDTELFELVEGHPNAAGFAIKRQNLILVNKVLNEKFKDIDIEEDIQNVDFEIPAKQLRKEFILQLDGYKDFWGYKVEEPLIAITELEIDVEQIEHLGKKNKTTVKFKHGDIEYIRFKSDENYFNQLTESNGTLVINVIGKAKANEYKGKKTPQIEIYELEVVRTKQKELVF, from the coding sequence ATGGAGTATAGACTAATTGGCGACAATGATTATAATTTCGATCCTTTAGCTACTATCTTAAAAAATAGAGGCATAGAAAATCCAAAGTTGTTTGTTAATGTTGATCACAGTTCAGTTATTCATTATTCAAAGCTTAATAATATTGATAAAGCTGCAGAATGTCTTATCAAGCATTTAAATAATAAAAATAAATTGTTTGTTCAGGTAGACAGTGATGTTGATGGATACACGTCCAGCTCAATCATTATAAATTACATAAAGAAGATTTGTCCGAAAGCTAATATACAATACAGAATTCAAGATGGGAAAGAGCATGGGATTTTTATTGATACAATTCCTGATGATGTTGACTTAGTCATAATCCCAGATGCAGGTTCAAGTCAATTTGAGGAACATGAGGCTCTTAATAAGAGAGGCACAGAAATAATTGTTATTGATCACCATGAATGTGAACGAGTGTCTGAACATGCGATCGTAGTAAATAATCAACTTTCGCCTAATTATTCGAATAAAACTCTGACAGGTGCAGGAATGGCCTATAAATTTTGCCAGGCAATTGATGAAAAGCTAAATAAAAATGAAGCCGAACAATTCTTAGACCTTGTATCTATTGGTAACATTGCTGATTCGGCTGATTCAAGAAACCTTGAAACCAGGTATTTTATGAATGAAGGCTTGAAGAAAATAAAACATCCATTATTAAAGAAGCTGTTTAAGAAGCAAGAGTTTTCAACCAAGGGTGACAAGAACATACAGAATACACAGTTCTTTATTAACCCTTTAATTAACGCTGCCATTAGGGTTGGAAGCAGTGAAGAAAAAGATCAAATGATGAGAGCATTCCTCCTTTCTAAAGAAAAGGTGCCCTACAAAAAACGTGGGCAAAGTGAAACTGAGCTTGTGCCAATACATGATGACACAGTTAGGATTCTAGGAAATCTAAAAGCAAAGCAGAAACGGATTGCAGATGCAGCTGGAGTGGAAATTAAAAATAGAATAGAGGAGAAAAGTTTAACAGCGAATAAAATACTGATTGTTTACATTGAAGGAATTCTAGATAAAAGCCTAACTGGACTGGTGGCCAATCAGCTTGCAGAAGAATATAAAAAGCCGATCTTGTTAGCCAGAAACGATCCCGAAAAAGGCAAAGAGATCTTGAGTGGCTCTATACGAGGATATGACAAAGGGTTTATAAAGGATTTTAAGAAAGAGCTTATAGATACTGAATTATTTGAGCTTGTTGAAGGTCACCCAAATGCAGCTGGCTTTGCAATTAAACGACAGAACTTAATCCTGGTGAACAAAGTGCTGAATGAAAAATTTAAAGACATAGATATCGAAGAAGATATTCAGAATGTTGATTTTGAGATACCAGCAAAACAATTGAGAAAAGAATTTATCCTTCAACTTGATGGCTACAAAGACTTTTGGGGTTACAAAGTCGAAGAACCATTAATAGCTATAACGGAACTTGAAATTGATGTCGAACAAATTGAACATTTAGGAAAAAAGAATAAGACAACAGTTAAATTCAAGCATGGTGATATTGAATACATAAGATTTAAAAGCGATGAGAACTACTTTAATCAGCTTACAGAATCAAATGGAACGTTAGTCATAAATGTAATTGGTAAAGCAAAGGCAAATGAATACAAAGGCAAGAAAACACCTCAAATCGAGATTTATGAATTGGAGGTGGTTCGCACAAAACAAAAAGAACTTGTGTTTTAA
- a CDS encoding replicative DNA helicase, whose translation MLQDKQAIIQVLGSILKDPTILSESNKYKITSDDFPSRFHSILFFAMSNLFHQGTEVLNDVEIDGYLKDYDIQYKIFHDNKGLEYIEKIQELAVVENFDYHYKRLKKFSLLREMDGLGFDIKEIYDESMIDPKEQEKMQEQFDKKSIDEILTAYEMKIVDIKEKFRTSSESVGIQGGEGINELLDSFEESPDIGVPLNSEMLTSIFRGSRKKKFYLRSSITGGGKTRNMVADACRLSATELYDPKKKEWVSNPWSESSTVISTEMMAEELQSLALAYISGVEEKKILRNTINEQEKQLVRKAAKVLQESNIWFEHLPDFNIQEIERTIEKNVIKNNVEYVYFDYIHSSVTIFSEMSKKSGVNLREDQILLLMSDKLKGLCNKYDVYMMSATQLNGDWKEAWLKGQVIDASYLRGSKAIADKTDAAMIILPLSKKEKDAIDPILKEGFYPEPNFVTHVFKNRGNEYDKVKVFSHINMGNMRIKDCFTTNLDNELITVEKLNIKAG comes from the coding sequence TTGCTACAAGACAAACAGGCAATAATTCAAGTTTTAGGGAGCATCTTAAAAGATCCCACAATCTTGTCAGAGAGCAATAAATATAAGATAACTTCGGATGATTTTCCTTCAAGGTTTCATTCAATATTATTTTTTGCCATGAGCAACCTATTTCATCAAGGAACTGAAGTATTGAATGACGTTGAAATAGATGGATATCTAAAGGATTACGATATTCAATATAAAATTTTCCATGATAATAAGGGTCTTGAATATATAGAAAAAATACAAGAGTTGGCAGTTGTCGAAAACTTTGATTACCACTATAAAAGATTAAAAAAGTTTAGTCTGCTTAGAGAAATGGATGGCTTGGGATTCGATATTAAGGAAATATATGATGAATCTATGATTGACCCAAAAGAACAAGAAAAGATGCAAGAACAGTTTGATAAGAAGTCGATTGATGAAATTTTGACAGCTTATGAAATGAAGATTGTAGACATAAAAGAAAAATTCAGAACTTCATCTGAAAGTGTGGGAATCCAGGGCGGAGAAGGTATTAATGAATTATTGGATTCATTCGAAGAGTCGCCGGATATTGGAGTTCCATTAAATAGCGAAATGCTTACTTCAATTTTTCGGGGATCACGGAAGAAAAAGTTCTATCTGCGCTCAAGTATTACAGGTGGCGGTAAAACAAGAAACATGGTCGCTGACGCTTGTCGCTTAAGTGCAACCGAACTTTATGATCCTAAAAAGAAGGAATGGGTATCAAACCCATGGAGTGAAAGTTCTACGGTTATTTCAACAGAAATGATGGCCGAAGAATTGCAAAGCTTAGCACTTGCCTACATTAGTGGTGTAGAAGAGAAAAAAATCCTTAGAAATACAATAAATGAACAAGAAAAACAACTTGTGCGAAAGGCTGCTAAAGTTCTTCAAGAGTCTAACATATGGTTCGAACATCTGCCTGATTTTAATATTCAGGAGATTGAAAGAACAATTGAAAAGAACGTCATTAAAAACAATGTAGAGTACGTTTATTTCGATTATATTCACTCATCAGTAACCATTTTTTCAGAGATGAGCAAAAAAAGTGGTGTCAACTTGAGGGAAGACCAAATTCTTTTACTTATGTCGGATAAGTTAAAAGGCTTATGTAACAAATACGATGTCTATATGATGAGTGCAACTCAGCTGAATGGTGATTGGAAAGAAGCATGGTTAAAAGGACAAGTAATAGATGCTTCATACTTGAGAGGAAGTAAGGCCATCGCAGATAAAACAGATGCTGCAATGATAATTCTTCCTTTAAGTAAAAAAGAGAAGGATGCAATTGATCCAATCTTAAAAGAAGGATTTTATCCAGAGCCAAATTTTGTTACACATGTATTTAAAAATAGGGGAAATGAGTATGACAAAGTTAAAGTCTTTTCCCATATCAATATGGGCAACATGCGGATTAAGGACTGTTTCACAACAAATCTTGACAATGAACTAATCACAGTTGAAAAATTGAATATAAAAGCAGGATGA
- a CDS encoding ATP-binding protein, giving the protein MAIDIFNPQVSVVAKGLEGKVITIYGSNNLGKTKQSTQMKKPLYLPFEKGLNAIAGVQFMPINSWADFKKVNKQLTKNAEKAKEMYQTIIVDEVDAFAKYATRYVCEQYDVERIKDGNDGFGLWKEYETEVWEEINKLIGVGFTVIFIAHAAEDKKGKVYPKGDKRVLAPVIDNSDIVLYLSSNGVDEDRKVIKSSAWLAETEEHFARSRFDYIDTYLPEFTAENLEKAIIEAVERQEQAEGIVAVTYEEQKQNNASEELDFNSLMDQIKEIGMKLNEEGRLEEVNEITEKHLGKGIKVTECSRKQVGVMSVILDDLKDLLAE; this is encoded by the coding sequence ATGGCAATTGATATTTTCAACCCACAAGTTTCTGTAGTAGCAAAAGGATTAGAAGGAAAAGTTATCACAATCTACGGTTCTAACAACTTAGGTAAAACTAAGCAAAGCACTCAGATGAAGAAACCGTTATATCTGCCATTCGAAAAAGGATTAAATGCCATTGCCGGTGTCCAATTCATGCCTATCAATAGTTGGGCTGATTTTAAAAAGGTAAACAAACAGTTAACTAAAAATGCTGAAAAAGCCAAAGAAATGTATCAGACAATCATTGTTGATGAAGTAGACGCTTTTGCTAAATATGCGACTAGATATGTATGCGAGCAATATGATGTAGAACGGATTAAAGATGGTAATGATGGGTTTGGCCTTTGGAAAGAGTATGAAACTGAAGTATGGGAAGAAATCAATAAATTAATTGGCGTAGGATTTACGGTTATCTTTATTGCTCATGCTGCTGAAGACAAAAAAGGCAAAGTATATCCGAAGGGGGATAAACGAGTTTTAGCTCCAGTAATTGATAACAGCGATATTGTTCTCTATCTAAGTTCTAATGGTGTTGATGAAGATAGAAAAGTAATCAAATCAAGTGCTTGGTTAGCTGAAACTGAAGAGCATTTTGCTCGTAGCCGATTTGATTACATTGACACGTACCTTCCTGAATTTACTGCAGAAAACTTAGAAAAAGCAATTATTGAGGCAGTCGAAAGACAGGAGCAAGCAGAAGGAATTGTTGCTGTTACATACGAAGAGCAAAAACAAAACAACGCTTCAGAAGAACTTGATTTCAACTCATTAATGGATCAAATTAAAGAAATTGGCATGAAGCTTAATGAAGAAGGCCGTTTAGAAGAAGTTAATGAGATTACAGAGAAACATTTAGGTAAGGGTATAAAAGTTACTGAGTGCAGCCGTAAGCAAGTAGGTGTCATGTCTGTAATTCTAGATGATCTAAAAGACCTTCTAGCAGAATAA